From the genome of Bradyrhizobium sp. ORS 278:
GCGCCACGCTGGCGATGCTCCCCGCCAGCACCAGCGCGGCGGCAGCGCCCAGAAGCCTTTTCATCATTGTCGATCTCTCCAAACAGTCAGGGGAAAACACGATGATCCCAAGCGTCGCGCCCCATCGCAGACGCTCGGGATGAAAGACTCAGCGATCCGGCACGAACACCGTGCCCAGCGCCGCCGGTGCCGTCGACCCCCCGGTGCGGGCGCGCGACAGCAGCACCAGCACGATCACGGTGGCGAGGTAGGGCAGCGCCGACATGAATTGCGAGGGAATGCCGACGCCGGCCCCCTGCGCATGCAGTTGCAGGATCGTCACTGCGCCGAACAGATAGGCGCCGATGACGAGACGGCCCGGCCGCCAGGAGGCGAACACGACCAGCGCCAGCGCGATCCAGCCGCGCCCGGCGGTCATGCCGGGAATGAAGAACGGCGTGTAGGCGAGCGGCAGATAGGCGCCGGCCAGTCCCGCGCAGGCGCCGCCGAACAGCACGGCGAGCATACGGATCCGCAACACCGGATAACCGAGCGCATGCGCCGAGACGTGATTGTCGCCGCAGGCGCGCAGCACCAGGCCGGCGCGGGTGCGGTAGAGGAACCACCAGACGGCGATGATCAAGGCGACCGACAGGTAGACGAAAGCGTCCTCGCCGAACAGGATGCGGCCGACCAGCGGGATGTCGCTGAGACCGGGAATGGCGAGCTTGGGCGCGGTGGTGATGCGCTCGCCGACGAAGCGCGCGCCGATCAGGCCGGACAGGCCGATGCCGAGGATGGTCAGAGCCAGCCCGGTCGCGACCTGGTTCACCGCCAGACCGAGCGTCATGAACGCGAAGATCAGCGACATCAGCATGCCGGCCACGATGCCGCACAGCGCGCCGACGATGATCGAGCCGGACAGCCAGGCGCCGCCGAAGCCGCAGGCGGCACCGACGATCATCATGCCCTCGACGCCGAGGTTGAGAACGCCCGCGCGCTCGGTGACGAGCTCACCGGTCGCCGCCAGCAGCAGCGGGGTCGATGCGGCGAGCACCGACAGGATGATGGCTTCAACCAGCACTTTGCACCTGCCGCGCGGCGAGGACGAGCTTGAAACGGTAGAGGATCAGGGAGTCGCAGGCGAGCACGTAGAACAGCAGGATGCCCTGGAACACTTTGGTGACATCGAGCGGAATCTTCATCGTGATCTGGGCCTGCTCGCCCCCAATGAATGTCAGCGCGAGGAACAGTCCTGCAATTAGTATTCCAACCGGATTGAGCCGTCCGAGAAAGGCGACGATGATGGCGGTGAAGCCGTAGCCCGGGGAAATGCCCGGTTGCAGATGGCCGATCGGCCCGGCCACCTCGATGATGCCGGCGAGGCCCGCCAGCGCGCCCGAGACGGCGAAGGTGAGCAGCACCAGCTGATTAGCGTTGAAGCCGCCGAACCGCGCGGCGCGCGGCGCGACGCCGACGACGCGGATCTCGAAGCCCTTGATCGTGCGGTCGAGCAGCACAAAGGCGGCGGCGACGACTATGAGCGCGATGACGCTGCCGAGATGCAGCCGACCGCCCTCGATCAGCACCGGCACGGTCGCGACCGGATCGAACTCCGCAGTGGTCGGGAAGTTGAAGCCGGCGGGATCGCGCCACGGACCGCGGACGAGATAGTCGAGCAGGAGGTCGGCGACATAGACCAGCATAAGGCTGGTGAGGATCTCGCTGGCGCCGAACTTGACGCGGCACAGCGCCGGGATCAGCGCATAGAGCGCGCCGGCCAAGGCGCCGGCGACCAGCATCGCGGGTAGCACCCAATGCCCGGCCTCGCTCCCCTGCGTGCTCACCGCAATCCAACTACCGGCGACCGCGCCGATCAGGAATTGGCCCTCGGCGCCGATGTTCCAGGCATTGGCGAGGTAGCACAGCGACAGGCCGATCGCGATCATGACCAGCGGCGTCGCCTTGACCGCGATCTCCTGCAGCGAATAGCCGTCGGTCAGCGGCGCGACGAAGTAGACGCTGAGCGCGGTGATCGGGTTCTTGCCGAGCACGGCGAATAGTACGCTCATGGTGACAAGCGTCAGCCCGATCGCGATCAGCGGCGAGACCAGGGCGATGGTCCGCGAGCGCTCGGCACGCTTCTCAAGCACCAGCTGCATGCGCGGCCTCCTTCTGGTCGAGACTTGCGCCGCCCATCAAGAGACCAAGCTTCTCGCGGCTCGCCTCGGCGCGTGGCAGTGCCGCGGAGAGATGGCCGTGGAACATCACGGCGATGCGGTCGGCGATCTCCATCAGTTCGTCCAGATCCTGGCTCGTGACCAGCACCGCGGCGCCCGCGCTGGCGAGATCGATCAGCGCCTGGCGGATGATCGCGGCCGCGCCGGCGTCGACGCCCCAGGTCGGCTGGTTGACGATCAGCACCGCCGGCGTGCGCAGGATCTCGCGGCCGACCACGAATTTCTGCAGATTGCCGCCGGACAGGCTCGCGGCTTCCGGATCACGCTTGGCCTTGCGGACGTCGAAGGTCTCGGTGGTCCGATCCACCGTGCGCAGCGTCGCGGCTGCGTTGATGAAGCCGTGCCGCACCATGTCGCTGGCGGCGTGGCCGGTCAGCAGCGCATTCTCCGACAGCTTCATGCGTGGCGCGGTGCCGTGCCCCAATCGCTCTTCCGGGACGAACGCGGCGCCCATCTTGCGGCGCTGGGTGATCGACAGGTTGCCGCAGGCAAGGCCGTCGATGATGATCGTGCCGGGCTCCTTGACCAGACGCTCGCCCGAGAGCGCGGCGAACAACTCGTCCTGCCCGTTCCCGGCCACGCCTGCGATGCCCAGGATCTCACCGCCCTTCAACTCGAGTGAGATGTTCTGCAGCCGGACGCCATGCAATTCCGCGGGCGCAAGCGTGAGATCATTGACGACGAGGCGAGGCACCGTTGTGCGCCGCTCGGCCGGAGGCTTCACCTCCTTGATCTCCGCGCCGACCATCATGCGCGCCAGCGACGCCGCGGTCTCGCTCTTCGGATTGCAGGTCGCGACCTTCCTGCCGCCGCGCAGGATGGTGGCGGTGTCGCACAGCCGCTTCACCTCATCGAGCTTGTGGCTGATGTAGAGGATGGCGCGGCCTTCCGCCTTCAGACGCTCCAGCACCACGAACAGCTGATCGGCTTCCTGCGGCGTGAGCACGGCGGTCGGCTCGTCGAGGATCAGGAATTTCGGATTCTGCATCAGCGCGCGCACGATCTCGATGCGCTGCCGCTCGCCGACCGACAATTGCCAGACCTCGCGCTTCGGATCGAGCGGCAGGCCATAGTCGCGCGCGACGTCGGCGAGTCGCGCCGAGATCGCCTTGAACGGCTCCTTGCCGTCGAGGCCGAGCGCAACATTCTCGGCGACGGTCAGATTGTCGAACAGCGAGAAATGCTGGAACACCATGCCGATGCCGAGAGATCGCGCCTCGGCCGGTCCCGACAGCTTGACCGGCGCCCCCTGCCAGCGCAGTTCGCCAGCGCTCGGCTGCACCAGTCCGTAGATCGTCTTCACCAGGGTCGACTTGCCCGCGCCGTTCTCGCCGAGCAGGGCGTGGATCTCGCGCGGGAAAATCTCGATATCGATCGCGTCGTTGGCAAGGAAGTCGCCATAGCGCTTCGTCAATCCGACCGTCTGCAGGAGCGGGTGAGCGTGATGAGGATCGGCAGGGCCGGGACTGAGCATCGTGCTGCGTCATGAGCAGTGAATGGAACTGCCTCAATTGTGAGCTAATTTACGGCGGCGCGTAAGAGGCGAAAAGCGTCATCCTCTGCTCAACTCTTGCTCAATTGGCTCCGAGCGCGTGAACGCACTCGCTCGCCTGAACCTGGTTGTAGATGGCTCGCACTGCAACACCGAGGCCCGCGAGAATGGCGTTTCGAGATGTGGCACTTTTGCGACAGTTCCTGGAAATCAGCGGAACCGAGCACTCTGCCCGTTGGATGAGCAGCGTCATGCAATGCGTCCGATGACCCCGTCGGCTGCGGCGGATCGAGCCTGCAAGCGCGCTGCTTCTCATGTCCCGCAGTTCCGAAAAACCTCAATGATGTGAAGTGGCAACAGCGTTTCCACGGCGCGGGGCGCTGCGCCCGCTCGTCCCCTCGCGGGAAACTCTGCGCGCGCCCGGCCGCGGCAATGGGGCGGAAGCTTGATGAAACTGCGGGCAATGCCTGGAGAAAGTTGAGGCTTCCAGCGTCCAGGGAACGGCGCAACTGTGCATGCAAGTCGGGAATCGGCGCTTGTTAACTGGGGGTGTTTGAAATGTCGTTCTACAAGTCCATTGCGGCTGCCATCGCGCTCGGCGCGGCAGCGCTGACGTCGGTTGGCACAGCCGGCGCGGCTGATCTGCAGGCCAAGGCGATCGCGAAGAAGGCGCCGGCGGACCTGCCGTTCTTCCTCGTCGTCGACAACCGCGTCAGCTTCTCCTACATCTTCAATGCCCGCCAGCCTGGCGCCTGGTCCGGCAACGCCGCGGCCGGGTTCAACGCCAACACCGCGAAGCAGGTGTATTCGTTCACCCACTTCGATGTCTGGGGCTACGGCACCAACTTCTTCACCATCTCGCTGTTCAAGTCGGACCACAACGACCCGGCCGGTCCGTGCACGCAGACCGGCGGCATCGTGTCGCCGAACGCCGGGTTCGCCTTCACGCCAGCGAGCTGCGCGGGCGCGACCGAGATCTATGGTCTGTTCCGCTCGACCTTCGGCTGGAACCAGATCTTCAACACCAAGGCCTTCACGATGGGCCCGTTGCAGAACATCTCGTTCGAGGTGGGCATGGATGCGAACACCGAGAACCGTTACTTCGGCGCCGCGAAGCGTGACGTCGTTGCCGGTCTGCAGTTCGCGTTCAACCTGCCCTACAAGGGCTATTTCAACGTTGCTCCCTTGATGTACTGGGAGTTCGCCAACCACAACTCGTTCTCGCAGTGCGGCGCCGGCTGGTCGGCTCCCTGTATCGCCGACGGCAACACCTCGTTCAAGCCGACCTGGGCGGTCGAGACCAACTACTACATGGACCTCGGCTTCCTGCCCGAGAACATGCAGTTCTTCTCGATCTCGGGTCGTGCCGGCTGGTACGGCAAGAAAGGCACCGACACCGAGCCGCTCCCGGCCAGCGTCGCGAATGGCGTCTATCCGACCAAGATCGAGTTCAACTCGGAGCCGATCCGTCTGACCTTCGACGCCTCGAAGGCGATTTGGGGTGAGAAGCAGAGCCACATGATCGACGTCTGGGTCGCCTACCGTTACTGGCAGAACAAGTTCGGCCTCGATCACAACAACGCGGTCGGCTGCTCCGTCGCCGGAGCCGGCGGCACCCGCGTCAGCACCGGCGCGTGCACCGAGTCCTCCCTGTATTCGGGCGTGACCGTCAAGTTCTGATCGATTGAGCACATCGAGGCGCCGCAGCTGAGGTTGCGGCGCCTTTTGATTTTGCGAGGCTTTATTTTTCCCAGACGCCGGCATGCAGCGCAGCCGCCTCGTCCTCCAGCAGCGGACCCAGCACCTCTGTCGTCCGCTGACCGCTCGCGAACACGTCGCGGCAGGGCAGGTCGAGCGTCGGGTTTTCCGGATGGTTGCCGGTGAAGTCGCGCAGCCGCCGCTCACTCAAGCCATAGACCACGCGGCCGATCCCGGCCCAGTAGATCGCGCCGGCGCACATCGCGCAGGGCTCGGCCGACGAATAGAGCGTCGCGGTCGCTCGGATGTCTGGCGCGATCGATCTGCATGCCTGTGTGGCCACCAGCCGCTCCGCATGCGCCGTGGCGTCGCGGTCGGGCATGTAGCCGTTCTCTGCCTCGATCAGCACCCGTCCATCGCCGTCGACCAGGATGGCCGCAAACGGATGATTTCCGTGTGACATCGAGCGGCGTGCAACGGCGAAGCTTTGGCGCAGGAAGTGGGCGTCACGCGGATGCGCGTCGCCAGAGCCGCTCCCGTCCGTTTGACCCGCGTTGCCTGCCATCGCCTTGCTCCCTTGCGCCTGCGCGATCCTGATCGTTCCCGGGACGCCGCGCAAGGGAACCGGGCCCGCCAGCCGGCGTTGCCCGGCGCATGAACGATCAAGGCGGGGTGTCATGGCAGCGACCACGGATTCCAGAGTTGCCGTCTATGCTGCCTTGGCCGGCAACCTGCTCGTCGCCTGCACAAAGATCGCGGCGGCGGTCTGGACCGGCAGTTCGGCGATGATGAGCGAAGCCATCCATTCGGTCGTGGACACCTTCAACGAGCTCCTGCTGCTCTACGGCTTCCACCGCGCGAGCCGTCCGCCCGATCGCGGACATCCGCTCGGCCACGGCCGCGAGCTCTACTTCTGGAGCTTCATCGTCGCGCTGCTGCTGTTCGCGCTCGGCGCGGGCGTCTCGCTGTACGAGGGCGTCGCGCACCTGATGCATCCGGAGCCGATCGAGAATCCGACGGTGAACTACATCGTGCTCGGCCTGTCTTTCGTGTTCGAGGCCGGCTCCTGGTGGGTCGCCGTGCGGCGCTTTCGCGCGGCGGCGCCGGACCTCTCCACCATCGAGGCGTTCCGGCGCAGCAAGGATCCGCCGGCCTTCATGGTCGTGTTCGAGGACAGCGCGGCGCTGATCGGAATCATGATCGCAGCCGCCGCGACCGCCGCAGCCGTGGGGTTCGACGAGCCGGCGTGGGATGGCATCGGATCGATCCTGATCGGGCTCTTGCTCGCGGTGACCTCAATGGTGCTGGCGCGGGAGAGCAAGAGTCTCCTGATCGGGGAGCAAGCGGATCCCGAATTGGCGAGCTCGGTGCTCGAGATTGCGCGCGCGTCGGAGGCCGTGCTGTCCGCCAATGGTCTGCTGACGGTGCAGCTGTCGCCGCAGCAGGTCGTCGTAGCGCTCAGCGTCGAATTCGCCGACGATCTCCGCGCCGATGATATCGAGCGTGCCGTCGTCACAATTGAGACGGAGTTGCGCGGTCGCCATCCCGAGATCGCGGCGCTGTTCGTCAAGCCGCAGACTGGCGCACGCTATCGGGAGACGCGCGCGCGCCAGTTGCAAGGTTCTGCTCCTGCGTGACGGCGGGTCAGCGGTAGGCGACATCGCTGCGGGCCGACGACAGCCGCACCAGCATGCCGATCTGATAGATCGCCGAGAGCGCCACCAGGATGTAGACGATCCGGGCGATCGGCGATGACGTCGCGGTTTCGGCCGCACCGTTGCCGAAGATGGCGGTGACGAGATCAAAGTCGAACAGGCCGACGAGGCCCCAGTTCAATCCACCGACGATGACGAGAATGAGCGTGATGATGTTGAGTGCCCGCATGTGTCTGCTCCTTGGC
Proteins encoded in this window:
- a CDS encoding ABC transporter permease codes for the protein MLVEAIILSVLAASTPLLLAATGELVTERAGVLNLGVEGMMIVGAACGFGGAWLSGSIIVGALCGIVAGMLMSLIFAFMTLGLAVNQVATGLALTILGIGLSGLIGARFVGERITTAPKLAIPGLSDIPLVGRILFGEDAFVYLSVALIIAVWWFLYRTRAGLVLRACGDNHVSAHALGYPVLRIRMLAVLFGGACAGLAGAYLPLAYTPFFIPGMTAGRGWIALALVVFASWRPGRLVIGAYLFGAVTILQLHAQGAGVGIPSQFMSALPYLATVIVLVLLSRARTGGSTAPAALGTVFVPDR
- a CDS encoding ABC transporter permease, which gives rise to MQLVLEKRAERSRTIALVSPLIAIGLTLVTMSVLFAVLGKNPITALSVYFVAPLTDGYSLQEIAVKATPLVMIAIGLSLCYLANAWNIGAEGQFLIGAVAGSWIAVSTQGSEAGHWVLPAMLVAGALAGALYALIPALCRVKFGASEILTSLMLVYVADLLLDYLVRGPWRDPAGFNFPTTAEFDPVATVPVLIEGGRLHLGSVIALIVVAAAFVLLDRTIKGFEIRVVGVAPRAARFGGFNANQLVLLTFAVSGALAGLAGIIEVAGPIGHLQPGISPGYGFTAIIVAFLGRLNPVGILIAGLFLALTFIGGEQAQITMKIPLDVTKVFQGILLFYVLACDSLILYRFKLVLAARQVQSAG
- a CDS encoding ABC transporter ATP-binding protein, translated to MLSPGPADPHHAHPLLQTVGLTKRYGDFLANDAIDIEIFPREIHALLGENGAGKSTLVKTIYGLVQPSAGELRWQGAPVKLSGPAEARSLGIGMVFQHFSLFDNLTVAENVALGLDGKEPFKAISARLADVARDYGLPLDPKREVWQLSVGERQRIEIVRALMQNPKFLILDEPTAVLTPQEADQLFVVLERLKAEGRAILYISHKLDEVKRLCDTATILRGGRKVATCNPKSETAASLARMMVGAEIKEVKPPAERRTTVPRLVVNDLTLAPAELHGVRLQNISLELKGGEILGIAGVAGNGQDELFAALSGERLVKEPGTIIIDGLACGNLSITQRRKMGAAFVPEERLGHGTAPRMKLSENALLTGHAASDMVRHGFINAAATLRTVDRTTETFDVRKAKRDPEAASLSGGNLQKFVVGREILRTPAVLIVNQPTWGVDAGAAAIIRQALIDLASAGAAVLVTSQDLDELMEIADRIAVMFHGHLSAALPRAEASREKLGLLMGGASLDQKEAAHAAGA
- a CDS encoding nucleoside deaminase; translated protein: MAGNAGQTDGSGSGDAHPRDAHFLRQSFAVARRSMSHGNHPFAAILVDGDGRVLIEAENGYMPDRDATAHAERLVATQACRSIAPDIRATATLYSSAEPCAMCAGAIYWAGIGRVVYGLSERRLRDFTGNHPENPTLDLPCRDVFASGQRTTEVLGPLLEDEAAALHAGVWEK
- a CDS encoding cation diffusion facilitator family transporter; translation: MAATTDSRVAVYAALAGNLLVACTKIAAAVWTGSSAMMSEAIHSVVDTFNELLLLYGFHRASRPPDRGHPLGHGRELYFWSFIVALLLFALGAGVSLYEGVAHLMHPEPIENPTVNYIVLGLSFVFEAGSWWVAVRRFRAAAPDLSTIEAFRRSKDPPAFMVVFEDSAALIGIMIAAAATAAAVGFDEPAWDGIGSILIGLLLAVTSMVLARESKSLLIGEQADPELASSVLEIARASEAVLSANGLLTVQLSPQQVVVALSVEFADDLRADDIERAVVTIETELRGRHPEIAALFVKPQTGARYRETRARQLQGSAPA
- a CDS encoding DUF378 domain-containing protein gives rise to the protein MRALNIITLILVIVGGLNWGLVGLFDFDLVTAIFGNGAAETATSSPIARIVYILVALSAIYQIGMLVRLSSARSDVAYR